In Scleropages formosus chromosome 18, fSclFor1.1, whole genome shotgun sequence, one DNA window encodes the following:
- the dhx16 gene encoding pre-mRNA-splicing factor ATP-dependent RNA helicase DHX16: MANLEQWVSDRLHDILGLSDKYVAQFMIGSARRSSGPQDFLSRLRETGTIDIDQNVAAFAQELFEKIPRKQEVERPARAMERQILEMEKKNRTYTLLEDSDSGGEDVKERSKVKKDKDRAKKRKHLRKKQEESPSSSEDEKTKSTKMAPKEENVHEETEEEWEKEERERLQDLEERDAFAERVKQKDKEKTRHILERNDKKAYEEAQKRLKMAEEDQRKMLPELRKKSRREYLSKREAEKLEDLEAEIIDEEYLFSNHTLTSQEKEDLDYKKTVRDLAKEYKKAGAKEKEERKNRYYMPEEKRSKTVPERDLELELEEGSQEIGGEQARWEEERLGAASLHFGAKAERERGLKEESEKYQLVLEEDEMINFVSAVTMKGTLMEKENSEPVLSEAEKQRQSIQEVRRSLPVFPYREDLLSAIDQHQVLIIEGETGSGKTTQIPQYLFEEGYTNRGMKIGCTQPRRVAAMSVAARVAQEMGVKLGNEVGYSIRFEDCTSERTVLKYMTDGMLLREFLTEPDLASYSVIIIDEAHERTLHTDILFGLIKDIARFRPDLKVLVASATLDTERFSSFFDDAPVFRIPGRRFPVDIYYTKAPEADYLEACVVSVLQIHVTQSPGDVLVFLTGQEEIEACCELLQDRCRRLGSKIPELVILPIYANLPSDMQAKIFNPTPPGARKVVVATNIAETSLTIDGIIYVIDPGFCKQKSYNARTGMESLIVTPCSRASANQRAGRAGRVAAGKCFRLYTAWAFKHEMEETTVPEIQRTNLGNVVLLLKSLGINDLIHFDFMDPPPHETLVLALEQLYALGALNHLGELTKLGRRMAELPVDPMLSKMILASEQYKCSEEVLTIAAMLSVNNSIFYRPKDKVVHADNARMNFVVPGGDHLVLLNVYNQWVESGYSTQWCYENFIQFRSMRRARDVREQLEGLMDRIEVDVCSCNDDSVPIRKAVTAGYFYHTARITKGGYKTVKHQQTVYVHPNSSLFEEQPRWLIYHELVFTTKEFMRQVIEIDSSWLLEVAPHYYKNKELEDSSSKKMPRKQGKAREELG; encoded by the exons ATGGCAAATCTTGAGCAGTGGGTGAGCGATCGTCTCCATGACATCTTGGGTTTGAGCGATAAGTATGTCGCCCAGTTTATGATTGGATCGGCCCGCCGATCCTCTGGGCCACAGGACTTTCTGTCCCGCCTCCGAGAGACGGGCACCATCGACATTGACCAGAATGTGGCTGCCTTTGCCCAGGAATTATTTGAGAAG ATCCCCCGCAAGCAAGAGGTAGAAAGGCCTGCACGAGCCATGGAACGGCAGATCCTGGAAATGGAGAAGAAGAACCGCACGTACACATTACTAGAGGACAgtgacagtggtggagaggacGTGAAAGAGAGGTCGAAagttaaaaaagacaaagacagaGCAAAGAAGCGAAAACACCTTAggaagaagcaggaggagagcCCATCATCCAGTGAAGATGAAAAGACCAAAAG CACAAAAATGGCTCCCAAAGAGGAAAATGTACATGAGGAAACGGAAGAGGAgtgggagaaagaggagagagagagattgcagGACCTTGAAGAGAGAGATGCTTTTGCAGAACGAGtcaaacaaaaagacaaagaaaagactCGACACATACTGGAGAGGAATGACAAGAAG GCCTATGAAGAGGCTCAGAAGAGACTGAAGATGGCAGAAGAGGATCAGAGAAAGATG CTCCCAGAGCTGAGGAAGAAGTCCCGGCGGGAATATCTGTCAAAGCGAGAGGCTGAGAAACTGGAGGACCTGGAGGCAGAGATTATCGATGAGGAGTACCTCTTCTCAAATCACACGCTGACAAGCCAAGAGAAGGAGGACCTGGACTACAAGAAGACAGTCCGGGACCTGGCCAAGGAGTACAAGAAGGCCGGAGCCAAGGAAAAAGAGGAACGCAAGAATAGATACTACATgccagaggagaagagaagcaaG aCGGTTCCTGAGCGAGATCTGGAGCTGGAACTGGAGGAGGGGAGCCAGGAGATTGGTGGGGAGCAGGCCCGCTGGGAGGAGGAACGGCTGGGTGCAGCCTCCTTGCACTTTGGGGCCAAAGCTGAGAGGGAACGTGGCCTGAAGGAGGAGAGTGAGAAGTATCAGCTGGTGCTGGAAGAGGATGAGATGATAAACTTTGTGAGTGCCGTCACCATGAAGGGCACACTGATGGAGAAG GAGAACAGCGAGCCTGTCTTGTCCGAAGCTGAGAAGCAAAGGCAGTCCATTCAGGAAGTCCGTCggagtttgcctgttttccCATACAGAGAGGATCTCCTGTCTGCCATTGATCAGCATCAGGTTCTCATCATTGAGGGAGAAACAGGCTCTGGCAAGACCACACAAATTCCACAGTACCTCTTTGAGGAG GGTTACACAAACAGAGGGATGAAAATTGGATGTACTCAGCCCAGGAGGGTGGCAGCCATGTCCGTGGCAGCCAGAGTGGCACAGGAAATGGGCGTCAAGCTTGGCAATGAG GTGGGGTACAGCATCAGGTTTGAAGACTGCACCTCAGAGCGTACTGTCTTGAAGTACATGACAGATGGAATGCTGCTCAGAGAGTTCCTCACTGAACCAGACCTTGCAAGCTACAG TGTGATAATCATTGATGAAGCCCACGAACGGACTCTTCATACTGATATCCTGTTTGGCCTGATCAAAGACATTGCTCGATTCCGACCGGATTTGAAGGTCCTGGTTGCCAGCGCCACTCTCGACACAGAGCGCTTTTCCTCCTTCTTTGATGATGCACCTGTCTTCAGGATACCTGGAAGAAGGTTCCCTGTGGACATATATTACACCAAG GCCCCTGAAGCAGATTATCTGGAAGCGTGTGTGGTCTCAGTGTTACAGATCCATGTTACCCAGTCCCCTGGCGATGTGCTGGTCTTCCTCACAGGACAG GAGGAAATTGAGGCCTGTTGTGAGCTTCTGCAGGACAGATGCAGACGTCTGGGTTCCAAGATTCCTGAGCTTGTTATCCTCCCTATTTATGCCAATTTGCCCTCAGATATGCAGGCAAAGATCTTCAATCCTACCCCACCAGGTGCTCGAAAG GTTGTAGTGGCCACGAACATTGCAGAGACCTCTTTAACCATTGATGGCATCATTTACGTCATCGATCCTGGGTTCTGCAAGCAGAAGAGCTATAATGCCCGGACGGGAATGGAGTCCCTTATCGTTACACCCTGTTCTCGG GCCTCTGCCAACCAGCGTGCCGGACGAGCAGGCAGAGTGGCTGCTGGGAAGTGTTTCCGGCTCTACACAGCTTGGGCTTTCAAGCACGAGATGGAGGAGACAACTGTGCCAGAGATCCAGAGAACAAACCTGGGCaatgtggtgctgctgctgaagagCTTGG GAATTAATGACCTCATTCACTTTGACTTTATGGATCCACCTCCTCACGAGACCCTTGTGCTAGCTCTGGAGCAGCTCTATGCCCTAGGTGCACTCAACCATCTTGGAGAACTCACAAAG TTAGGTCGTAGAATGGCAGAGTTACCTGTGGACCCCATGCTGAGCAAGATGATCCTGGCTTCAGAACA GTATAAGTGCTCAGAGGAAGTTCTGACCATTGCTGCTATGCTGTCTGTGAACAACTCAATCTTCTATCGACCCAAAGACAAGGTGGTCCATGCAGATAATGCTCGGATGAACTTTGTCGTGCCTGGCGGAGATCACTTGGTGCTCTTGAATGTTTACAATCAG TGGGTGGAGAGTGGTTACTCCACCCAGTGGTGCTACGAGAACTTCATCCAGTTCCGCTCCATGCGTCGAGCAAGGGATGTTAGGGAACAGCTCGAGGGGCTGATGGACAGGATAGAGGTGGACGTGTGCAGCTGCAACGATGACAGCGTGCCGATCCGGAAG GCAGTAACCGCCGGGTATTTCTACCACACTGCACGGATCACTAAAGGGGGATACAAAACAGTGAAGCACCAGCAGACAGTCTATGTTCATCCTAACAGCTCCTTGTTTGAGGAGCAGCCCCGCTGGCTTATTTACCATGAGCTGGTATTCACAACCAAGGAGTTCATGAGACAG GTCATAGAGATCGATAGTAGCTGGCTGCTGGAAGTAGCTCCTCACTACTACAAGAACAAAGAGCTGGAGGACAGCAGTAGCAAGAAGATGCCTCGTAAACAGGGAAAGGCTCGCGAGGAGCTTGGGTGA